A single genomic interval of Vidua chalybeata isolate OUT-0048 chromosome 39, bVidCha1 merged haplotype, whole genome shotgun sequence harbors:
- the LOC128802356 gene encoding synaptophysin-like protein 1: MAAPRVSLGALKEPLGLNRGLQWFFSIFAFATCGAFEGSVTFRVTCAGLENGSVSAAFAYPFRLNQAVFQPSLTHLCNHTWPRDVHLVGDFSSAARFFVGVAVAAFLYSLGALGGYLGYLHLYRCAGSRLPLADLVASGLVAALWLVASSAWAQGLGHVRAAVAAPLPHCPSPNVHCVHAGVTPMGSLGASVAFGFLNLLLWAGGCWFIYKETPLHRPAPPPDPAPSPM; encoded by the exons ATGGCGGCGCCGCGGGTGTCGCTGGGGGCGCTGAAGGAGCCGCTGGGGCTGAACCGCGGCCTGCAGTGG tttttcTCCATCTTCGCTTTCGCCACCTGCGGCGCCTTCGAGGGCTCCGTCACCTTCAGGGTCACCTGCGCGGGGCTGGAGAACGGCAGCGTCAGCGCCGCCTTCGCCTACCCCTTcag GTTGAACCAGGCCGTGTTCCAGCCCTCGCTGACTCACCTGTGCAACCACACCTGGCCCAGGGACGTGCACCTGGTCGGGGACTTCTCCTCGGCCGCCAGGTTCTTCGTGGGCGTGGCCGTGGCCGCCTTCCTCTACAGCCTGGGGGCCCTGGGCGGCTACCTGGGCTACCTGCACCTGTACAGGTGCGCCGGCTCGCGCCTGCCCCTGGCG gacctGGTGGCCTCGGGGCTCGTGGCCGCCCTGTGGCTCGTGGCCTCCTCGGCCTGGGCCCAGGGCCTGGGGCACGTCCGGGCGGCCGTGGCCGCGCCCCTCCCCCACTGCCCCTCCCCCAACGTCCACTGCGTCCACGCCGGGGTCACCCCCATGGGCAGCCTGGGGGCGTCCGTG GCCTTCGGCTTCCTCAACCTCCTGCTCTGGGCCGGCGGCTGCTGGTTCATCTACAAGGAGACGCCGCTGcaccgcccggccccgccccccgaccccgccccctcccccatgtga
- the LOC128802352 gene encoding uncharacterized protein LOC128802352, producing the protein MAALRQFPDTFGSFRPSSGSVRSAQFSPVWAQFSVSGPLSPLPGPWAPPPPQEEDEEEEGEEEEPGTGRRSRFKAWPDPQAGPLRFRFGSASALFVLPSIFTHFPPVLNFCGFFFPRISQTPPPKFSAFRGVSLDGRGQNALWAWPHPQRACPRRRGRGLREVGVAPVFLGIPRALPLPRRLRRGPKSEGGSPKSGTPRWPRSCPWICARGAPKIPPNPPKNAAPPPPPKLRCRSGSAARFWGGEAPKFWGKPPRTPKFGHPQLEKTPKFGIGTGLRAEPPLPFLGAGGILGVPPAPILGSPNLGVPPEPPLAAAIAAATRQDEDGDTPLHIAVAQGAVAVARRLVALFLRGGRDLDVYNHLRQTPLHLAVITGQVALVRLLVAHGASPMAPDRLGRTCAHLACGSHLPGGGATAGPRPRVLRELLRSPGPPPDLQARDYEGPHTWWPRCHSRWQCPHTCWPRCHSGWQCPHTCWPRCHSGWQCPRAGASPAVPPSVPPAGATVCQPPPCPPGQRVTCEPQDGEDVRVIGGYPCLPLSQPWQVLLYGPLRCGGVLLRPLWVLTAAHCAKRGLRVRLGEDDLTRREGTEQERRVALAVTHPRFDPATLDNDLALLRLDRPAAIGRGVRPLALPRACAPAGASCLLSGWGTVTTPQVTLPNRLICAYVQVLSDAACRRAYPQRITPSMLCAGVRNRRVDSCQGDSGGPLSCNGTLQGVVSWGLQTCALPGHPGVYTKVCEFVSWIQDTMDST; encoded by the exons ATGGCGGCACTTCGGCAATTTCCGGACACCTTCGGCTCTTTCCGACCCAGTTCGGGCTCGGTTCG TTCGgcccagttcagcccagtttGGGCCCAGTTCAGCGTCTCCggccccctcagccccctgcCCGGCCCATGGGCCCCTCCCCCGCCGcaggaggaggacgaggaggaggagggcgaGGAGGAAGAGCCCGGGACGGGTCGCAGGAGCCGCTTCAAGGCATGGCCGGACCCTCAGGCGGGTCCGCTGCGGTTCCGCTTCGGCTCCGCTTCGGCTCTTTTCG TTCTGCCCTCAATTTTCACTCATTTCCCGccagttttaaatttttgtggtttttttttcccgcGAATTTCCCAAACCCCACCCCCAAAATTTTCGGCGTTTCGAGGGGTTTCCCTCGATGGGCGTGGCCAAAACGCGCTGTGGGCGTGGCCTCACCCTCAACGGGCGTGTCCACGACGAAGAGGGCGTGGTCTCCGGGAAGTGGGCGTGGCCCCGGTTTTTTTGGGGATTCCCCGCGCGCTTCCGCTCCCGCGGCGACTCCGGCGGGGCCCAAAATCCgagggggggtccccaaaatccGGGACCCCCCGATGGCCGAGGAGCTGCCCGTGGATCTGCGCACGCGGcgcccccaaaatccccccaaacccccccaaaaatgccgcccctcccccccccccgaaaCTTCGCTGCCGCTCCGGAAGCGCCGCTcggttttgggggggggaagcccccaaattttgggggaaacCCCCCCGAACCCCCAAATTCGGGCACCCCCAGCTggaaaaaacccccaaattcggGATCGGCACAG GTTTGAGGGCGGAGCCGCCGCTGCCGTTTTTGGGGGcagggggaattttgggggttcccccTGCCCCGATTTTGGGctccccaaatttgggggtcccccctgagccccccttGGCCGCCGCCATCGCCGCCGCCACCCGGCAGGACGAGGACGGGGACAC gccCCTGCACATCGCGGTGGCCCAGGGCGCGGTGGCCGTGGCCCGCAGGTTGGTGGCCCTGTTCCTGCGGGGGGGGCGCGACCTCGACGTCTACAACCACctgagacag ACCCCCCTGCACCTGGCGGTGATCACGGGCCAGGTAGCCCTGGTGCGGCTCCTGGTAGCCCACGGCGCGTCGCCGATGGCCCCGGACCGCCTGGGCCGCACCTGCGCTCACCTGGCCTGCGGCTCGCACCTGCCGGGGGGCGGGGCCACGGCCGGGCCACGCCCCCGCGTCCTGCGCGAGCTCCTGAGGAGCCCCGGGCCCCCCCCGGACCTGCAGGCGCGAGACTACGAGG GTCCCCACACCTGGTGGCCCAGGTGTCACTCCAGGTGGCAATGTCCCCACACCTGCTGGCCCAGGTGTCACTCCGGGTGGCAATGTCCCCACACCTGCTGGCCCAGGTGTCACTCCGGGTGGCAGTGTCCCCGTGccggtgccagccctgctgtccctccctcTGTGCCGCCCGCAGGTGCCACCGTGTGCCAGCCGCCGCCGTGTCCCCCGGGCCAGCGCGTCACCTGCGAGCCGCAGGACGGCGAGGACGTGCGCGTCATCGGGGGCTACCCCTGCCTGCcgctgtcccagccctggcaggtgCTGCTCTACGGCCCCCTGCGCTGCGGGGGCGTCCTGCTGCGGCCCCTCTGGGTGCTCACCGCCGCCCACTGCGCCAAGAG gggtctCCGCGTGCGGCTGGGCGAGGACGACCTGACGCGGCGCGAGGGGACGGAGCAGGAGCGGCGCGTGGCGCTGGCCGTGACCCACCCGCGCTTCGACCCGGCCACGCTGGACAACGACCTGGCCCTGCTGCGGCTGGACCGGCCGGCGGCCATCGGCCGCGGCGTCCGGCCACTGGCCCTGCCCCGCGCCTGCGCCCCGGCCGGAGCCTCCTGCCTGCTGTCCGGCTGGGGGACGGTCACCACGCCGCAGG TGACCCTGCCGAACCGCCTGATCTGCGCCTACGTGCAGGTGCTGTCGGACGCCGCGTGCCGCCGCGCGTACCCGCAGCGCATCACGCCCAGCATGCTCTGCGCCGGCGTCCGCAACCGCCGCGTCGACTCCTGCCAG GGTGACTCCGGGGGTCCCCTCTCCTGTAACGGGACCCTCCAGGGCGTCGTCTCCTGGGGGCTGCAGACCTGCGCCCTGCCCGGCCACCCCGGCGTCTACACCAAGGTGTGCGAGTTCGTGTCCTGGATCCAGGACACCATGGACAGCACgtag
- the SCN1B gene encoding sodium channel subunit beta-1, whose product MLLSLLLGLLEVSGALGGCVEVASGTEAVLGAPFRLLCIACKRRSETPAEAESEWFFRPEGAPQFEKILHYSPEEGEWVAPGPFLGVLSWNGSRGTRDLQDLSVWLQAVQHGHAGHYVCRLKRNLTFEGYTYSLARNQTLRLAVVEKARRDLASIVSEILMYVLIVVLTLWLAAEMLYCYRKVAAAAPPPDSASEYLAITSESKENCGGPAATE is encoded by the exons ATGTTGCTGTCGCTGCTCCTCGGGCTCCTCGAGG TTTCGGGGGCCCTGGGGGGGTGCGTGGAGGTGGCCTCGGGCACCGAGGCCGTGCTGGGGGCGCCGTTCCGGCTGCTCTGCATCGCCTGCAAGCGCCGCAGCGAGACCCCGGCCGAGGCCGAGAGCGAGTGGTTCTTCCGGCCCGAGGGGGCGCCCCAGTTCGAGAAG ATCCTGCACTACAGCCCCGAGGAGGGCGAGTGGGTGGCGCCAGGGCCGTTTCTGGGGGTGCTGTCCTGGAACGGCTCGCGGGGCACGCGGGACCTGCAGGACCTGTCGGTGTGGCTGCAGGCCGTGCAGCACGGCCACGCCGGGCACTACGTGTGCCGCCTGAAACGCAACCTCACCTTCGAGGGCTACACCTACAGCCTGGCCAGGAACCAGACCCTGCGGCTGGCCGTGGTCGAGAAAG CGCGCCGGGACCTGGCCTCCATCGTCTCCGAGATCCTGATGTACGTGCTCATCGTGGTGCTCACGCTCTGGCTCGCCGCCGAGATGCTCTACTGCTACCGCAAGgtggcggccgcggccccgccccccgaCAGCGC ctcGGAGTACCTGGCGATCACCTCGGAGAGCAAAGAGAACtgcggcggccccgcggccaCCGAGTGA